The Xiphias gladius isolate SHS-SW01 ecotype Sanya breed wild chromosome 9, ASM1685928v1, whole genome shotgun sequence genome window below encodes:
- the cog7 gene encoding conserved oligomeric Golgi complex subunit 7 isoform X1 — MDFSKFLDDDFDVKDWVNGAFKVVQKDAPGKADTHAATLVMKLQLFIQEVNNAIEESSNQALQNMPRVLRDVEAVKQEASFLKEQMVLVKEDIKKFEQDTVQSMQVLVEIDQVKSRMQLAAEALQEADKWSTLSADIEETFKTQDLAVISSKLTSMQNSLAMLVDTPDYSEKCVHLEALKNRLEALASPQIVATFTSMSMDQAKLFVKVFTEIDRMPQLLAYYYKCHKGQLVSMWQDLSQSELSLNQQLSEFYDTLISTWHAQLQWSSQVFKNPYEVVTVLLIQTLGAMVPSIAVCLSTAMERAAQEEHLDTLLELHQTTSTFGHGLEAAMLPHLGENNLLKVNELVCALYDPYKSYQLQYGDLEEAHLLIQISAVPLEHGEVIDCVEELSHSVGKLFGLASAAVERCVKLTDGLAVSGLLKALKALFTKYVSDFSTTLQSIRKKCKLEDTPSSSVFQEDWTAFQNSVRIIATCGELLRQCGAFEQHLSNKILGTAGKYLSESYSPRSLAGIQEASSTERKSTTKNPWQEYNYLQRGNMGEYNSLMEVLYSLKEKGTGNSSLLAEPRAALTRLNQQANQLAFDSVFLQIKHQLYLVSKVESQEAPGFGESYTEDLPTFSLSPQEYITNIGQYLMSLPLHLEPFVTQEDPALEMALHAGKLPFPPEQGDDLPELDNTADYWLGSIARATMQTYCDVILLIPQLSAHSTKQLATDIDYLSNVMDALGLQPSRSLQHIVALLRAKPENYRQTAKLLPRRLASTIAALRCIDY; from the exons ATGGATTTCTCTAAATTCCTGGACGATGACTTCGATGTGAAAGACTGGGTGAACGGCGCCTTCAAGGTGGTGCAGAAGGACGCGCCGGGGAAAGCGGACACACACGCAGCCACACTGGTCATGAAACTGCAACTGTTCATCCAGGAGGTCAACAATGCTATTGAGG AGAGCAGTAATCAGGCCCTCCAAAATATGCCCAGAGTGCTGCGAGATGTGGAGGCTGTGAAACAGGAGGCTTCCTTCCTCAAAGAGCAAATGGTCCTGGTCAAAGAGGACATCAAGAAGTTTGAGCAGGACACTGTGCAGTCAATGCAG GTCCTGGTGGAGATAGATCAGGTGAAGAGCCGCATGCAGCTGGCAGCTGAGGCTCTACAGGAGGCAGACAAATGGAGCACGCTGAGTGCAGACATTGAGGAGACCTTCAAAACACAG GACCTTGCAGTGATCTCCTCCAAGCTGACTAGCATGCAGAACAGCCTGGCCATGCTGGTGGACACACCAGACTACTCTGAAAAGTGTGTGCACCTGGAGGCTCTGAAAAACAGACTGGAGGCCCTGGCCAGCCCACAAATAGTAGCGACCTTTACTTCCATGTCTATGG ACCAGGCCAAGCTGTTTGTTAAGGTCTTCACAGAGATAGATAGAATGCCACAGCTTCTTGCCTACTACTACAAATGTCACAAG GGCCAGTTGGTGAGCATGTGGCAGGATCTCTCTCAGAGTGAGCTCAGTCTGAATCAGCAGCTGTCTGAATTCTACGACACCTTGATCTCCACGTGGCACGCTCAGCTCCAGTGGAGCAGCCAG GTGTTCAAGAACCCATATGAGGTGGTGACAGTGTTGCTGATCCAGACTCTGGGGGCCATGGTGCCATCCATCGCTGTGTGCCTGAGCACAGCCATGGAGCGCGCAGCCCAAGAGGAGCATCTTGACACCCTGCTGGAACTCCATCAAACGACGTCCACCTTTGGACACGGCCTGGAGGCCGCCATGCTGCCACACCTGG gtgAGAATAACCTGCTGAAGGTGAACGAGCTGGTCTGTGCGCTGTATGACCCCTATAAATCTTATCAATTACAATATGGAGATCTGGAGGAAGCGCACCTCCTCATCCAGATCAGTGCAGTACCTTTG GAACACGGGGAGGTAATTGATTGTGTAGAAGAGTTGAGCCACTCTGTCGGCAAGTTGTTTGGTCTGGCCAGTGCTGCTGTGGAACGCTGTGTCAAACTGACTGACGGACTGGCTGTGTCTGGCCTCCTTAAAGCTCTCAAAGCCCTTTTTACCAA GTATGTGTCGGACTTCTCCACAACACTGCAGTCAATCAGGAAGAAGTGTAAACTGGAGGATACACCAAGTTCATCTGTTTTCCAGGAGGACTGGACAGCCTTCCAGAACTCAGTCCG GATTATTGCCACTTGTGGAGAGTTACTTAGACAATGTGGAGCATTTGAGCAGCATCTGTCAAACAA GATCCTGGGTACAGCAGGTAAGTACTTGTCAGAGTCATACAGCCCCCGGAGCCTGGCAGGCATCCAGGAGGCCAGCtccacagagaggaagagcacCACCAAGAACCCCTGGCAAGAATATAACTACCTCCAGAGGGGCAACATGGGCGAGTATAACAGCCTGATGGAAGTCCTGTACTCATTAAAG GAGAAGGGCACAGGTAACTCCAGCCTGTTAGCTGAGCCCAGAGCAGCTCTGACCAGACTCAACCAGCAGGCCAACCAGCTGGCCTTTGACTCTGTCTTCCTGCAGATCAAACACCAGCTCTACCTCGTCTCCAAGGTGGAG AGTCAAGAGGCACCTGGTTTTGGAGAGAGCTACACTGAGGACCTGCCTACGTTTAGCCTGTCGCCACAAGAATACATTACAAAT ATAGGGCAGTACCTGATGTCTCTGCCACTCCACCTGGAGCCATTTGTGACACAGGAGGACCCGGCACTAGAAATGGCCTTACATGCTGGGAAGCTGCCTTTCCCTCCAGAGCAAG GTGATGACCTTCCCGAGCTGGACAATACAGCAGACTACTGGCTGGGCTCCATTGCTCGGGCAACCATGCAGACCTACTGTGATGTCATCCTGCTCATCCCCCAACTGAGCGCGCATTCCACGAAACAGCTGGCAACAGATATTG ACTATCTGAGCAATGTGATGGATGCTCTGGGCCTGCAACCCTCACGCAGCCTGCAGCACATCGTCGCCCTGCTGAGGGCCAAGCCAGAAAACTACAGACAGACTGCCAAACTGCTGCCTCGTCGACTGGCCTCCACCATCGCTGCCCTCCGGTGCATCGACTACTAA
- the cog7 gene encoding conserved oligomeric Golgi complex subunit 7 isoform X2: protein MDFSKFLDDDFDVKDWVNGAFKVVQKDAPGKADTHAATLVMKLQLFIQEVNNAIEESSNQALQNMPRVLRDVEAVKQEASFLKEQMVLVKEDIKKFEQDTVQSMQVLVEIDQVKSRMQLAAEALQEADKWSTLSADIEETFKTQDLAVISSKLTSMQNSLAMLVDTPDYSEKCVHLEALKNRLEALASPQIVATFTSMSMDQAKLFVKVFTEIDRMPQLLAYYYKCHKGQLVSMWQDLSQSELSLNQQLSEFYDTLISTWHAQLQWSSQVFKNPYEVVTVLLIQTLGAMVPSIAVCLSTAMERAAQEEHLDTLLELHQTTSTFGHGLEAAMLPHLGENNLLKVNELVCALYDPYKSYQLQYGDLEEAHLLIQISAVPLEHGEVIDCVEELSHSVGKLFGLASAAVERCVKLTDGLAVSGLLKALKALFTKYVSDFSTTLQSIRKKCKLEDTPSSSVFQEDWTAFQNSVRIIATCGELLRQCGAFEQHLSNKILGTAGKYLSESYSPRSLAGIQEASSTERKSTTKNPWQEYNYLQRGNMGEYNSLMEVLYSLKEKGTGNSSLLAEPRAALTRLNQQANQLAFDSVFLQIKHQLYLVSKSQEAPGFGESYTEDLPTFSLSPQEYITNIGQYLMSLPLHLEPFVTQEDPALEMALHAGKLPFPPEQGDDLPELDNTADYWLGSIARATMQTYCDVILLIPQLSAHSTKQLATDIDYLSNVMDALGLQPSRSLQHIVALLRAKPENYRQTAKLLPRRLASTIAALRCIDY, encoded by the exons ATGGATTTCTCTAAATTCCTGGACGATGACTTCGATGTGAAAGACTGGGTGAACGGCGCCTTCAAGGTGGTGCAGAAGGACGCGCCGGGGAAAGCGGACACACACGCAGCCACACTGGTCATGAAACTGCAACTGTTCATCCAGGAGGTCAACAATGCTATTGAGG AGAGCAGTAATCAGGCCCTCCAAAATATGCCCAGAGTGCTGCGAGATGTGGAGGCTGTGAAACAGGAGGCTTCCTTCCTCAAAGAGCAAATGGTCCTGGTCAAAGAGGACATCAAGAAGTTTGAGCAGGACACTGTGCAGTCAATGCAG GTCCTGGTGGAGATAGATCAGGTGAAGAGCCGCATGCAGCTGGCAGCTGAGGCTCTACAGGAGGCAGACAAATGGAGCACGCTGAGTGCAGACATTGAGGAGACCTTCAAAACACAG GACCTTGCAGTGATCTCCTCCAAGCTGACTAGCATGCAGAACAGCCTGGCCATGCTGGTGGACACACCAGACTACTCTGAAAAGTGTGTGCACCTGGAGGCTCTGAAAAACAGACTGGAGGCCCTGGCCAGCCCACAAATAGTAGCGACCTTTACTTCCATGTCTATGG ACCAGGCCAAGCTGTTTGTTAAGGTCTTCACAGAGATAGATAGAATGCCACAGCTTCTTGCCTACTACTACAAATGTCACAAG GGCCAGTTGGTGAGCATGTGGCAGGATCTCTCTCAGAGTGAGCTCAGTCTGAATCAGCAGCTGTCTGAATTCTACGACACCTTGATCTCCACGTGGCACGCTCAGCTCCAGTGGAGCAGCCAG GTGTTCAAGAACCCATATGAGGTGGTGACAGTGTTGCTGATCCAGACTCTGGGGGCCATGGTGCCATCCATCGCTGTGTGCCTGAGCACAGCCATGGAGCGCGCAGCCCAAGAGGAGCATCTTGACACCCTGCTGGAACTCCATCAAACGACGTCCACCTTTGGACACGGCCTGGAGGCCGCCATGCTGCCACACCTGG gtgAGAATAACCTGCTGAAGGTGAACGAGCTGGTCTGTGCGCTGTATGACCCCTATAAATCTTATCAATTACAATATGGAGATCTGGAGGAAGCGCACCTCCTCATCCAGATCAGTGCAGTACCTTTG GAACACGGGGAGGTAATTGATTGTGTAGAAGAGTTGAGCCACTCTGTCGGCAAGTTGTTTGGTCTGGCCAGTGCTGCTGTGGAACGCTGTGTCAAACTGACTGACGGACTGGCTGTGTCTGGCCTCCTTAAAGCTCTCAAAGCCCTTTTTACCAA GTATGTGTCGGACTTCTCCACAACACTGCAGTCAATCAGGAAGAAGTGTAAACTGGAGGATACACCAAGTTCATCTGTTTTCCAGGAGGACTGGACAGCCTTCCAGAACTCAGTCCG GATTATTGCCACTTGTGGAGAGTTACTTAGACAATGTGGAGCATTTGAGCAGCATCTGTCAAACAA GATCCTGGGTACAGCAGGTAAGTACTTGTCAGAGTCATACAGCCCCCGGAGCCTGGCAGGCATCCAGGAGGCCAGCtccacagagaggaagagcacCACCAAGAACCCCTGGCAAGAATATAACTACCTCCAGAGGGGCAACATGGGCGAGTATAACAGCCTGATGGAAGTCCTGTACTCATTAAAG GAGAAGGGCACAGGTAACTCCAGCCTGTTAGCTGAGCCCAGAGCAGCTCTGACCAGACTCAACCAGCAGGCCAACCAGCTGGCCTTTGACTCTGTCTTCCTGCAGATCAAACACCAGCTCTACCTCGTCTCCAAG AGTCAAGAGGCACCTGGTTTTGGAGAGAGCTACACTGAGGACCTGCCTACGTTTAGCCTGTCGCCACAAGAATACATTACAAAT ATAGGGCAGTACCTGATGTCTCTGCCACTCCACCTGGAGCCATTTGTGACACAGGAGGACCCGGCACTAGAAATGGCCTTACATGCTGGGAAGCTGCCTTTCCCTCCAGAGCAAG GTGATGACCTTCCCGAGCTGGACAATACAGCAGACTACTGGCTGGGCTCCATTGCTCGGGCAACCATGCAGACCTACTGTGATGTCATCCTGCTCATCCCCCAACTGAGCGCGCATTCCACGAAACAGCTGGCAACAGATATTG ACTATCTGAGCAATGTGATGGATGCTCTGGGCCTGCAACCCTCACGCAGCCTGCAGCACATCGTCGCCCTGCTGAGGGCCAAGCCAGAAAACTACAGACAGACTGCCAAACTGCTGCCTCGTCGACTGGCCTCCACCATCGCTGCCCTCCGGTGCATCGACTACTAA
- the LOC120794722 gene encoding myeloid-associated differentiation marker-like protein 2, translating to MGIIDNAKDTMSKAIFSPSTLLSGRGALHMAQIILSVVTFVLASFRGGSSHTYWNYAMFTWALCPIMTLIITIVEMFKLDLLLGTCMDWPDFTTGMAMSSTLMTISVAITYANFYACLKCLYRLIVSISAFLCGFVYTLEVVKDKILDKKKGSYLAALPGFFKVLEAFVSCIIFISLTGYRDKPVLILCIIAYAIPFPILPVIIATNILKKLKTCLPFNLDRFVFIFLVVSVVLYIFAAIMWPIFTFRNNPRPSDCPPSFCIWAIQFMVAFMTYVNLILFTLDLIFTLLGICGFKRT from the coding sequence ATGGGAATAATCGACAATGCTAAGGACACAATGTCCAAGGCTATTTTTAGCCCTTCTACCCTTTTATCCGGACGAGGCGCACTACACATGGCTCAGATCATTCTGTCTGTGGTCACCTTTGTCCTGGCAAGCTTCAGAGGTGGGAGCAGCCATACCTACTGGAACTACGCCATGTTCACCTGGGCCCTCTGCCCCATTATGACCCTCATTATCACCATCGTTGAGATGTTTAAGCTTGATCTCCTACTCGGAACTTGCATGGACTGGCCTGACTTCACCACAGGCATGGCCATGTCCTCAACACTCATGACCATCTCTGTCGCTATTACCTATGCCAACTTCTATGCCTGCCTGAAATGTCTGTACAGGTTGATAGTGAGTATATCTGCATTCTTGTGTGGCTTTGTCTACACACTTGAAGTGGTGAAGGACAAAATCCTGGACAAAAAGAAGGGGAGCTACCTGGCTGCTCTGCCTGGATTCTTCAAGGTTTTGGAGGCCTTCGTGAGTTGCATCATTTTTATATCACTGACTGGTTACAGAGACAAGCCGGTTCTGATCTTGTGCATTATAGCATATGCCATTCCTTTCCCTATCCTCCCTGTAATCATAGCCACCAACATCCTCAAGAAACTGAAGACATGTTTGCCTTTTAACTTGGACAGGTTTGTGTTTATATTCCTGGTGGTGTCTGTTGTGCTTTATATTTTTGCTGCAATCATGTGGCCCATTTTTACATTCAGAAACAACCCTCGTCCCAGTGACTGTCCACCCAGCTTCTGTATCTGGGCCATTCAGTTTATGGTTGCATTCATGACCTATGTGAATCTCATTCTTTTTACATTGGACCTCATTTTTACCTTGCTTGGTATCTGTGGTTTTAAACGCACATAA